In one window of Terriglobia bacterium DNA:
- the rplV gene encoding 50S ribosomal protein L22, with the protein MEFKAKASFTRVSPQKARLVLDLIKGKRVEDALTTLQFTKKRIAPAIFQLVRSAVENANHLSGEKGLDVDVDRLYVKVAIANDGPRMKRIRPAPMGRAYRYQRRMSHMEVVLAEKGGTDREGMATVVGEDEAAAPKAAPAKKKAKTVAKKKTAGKKAVAKK; encoded by the coding sequence ATGGAATTCAAAGCAAAAGCGAGTTTCACCCGGGTTTCTCCGCAGAAGGCGCGGCTGGTGCTGGACCTGATCAAAGGCAAGCGCGTGGAAGACGCGCTAACCACGCTGCAGTTCACCAAGAAGCGGATTGCCCCGGCCATTTTCCAGCTGGTGCGCTCGGCGGTGGAGAACGCCAACCACCTGAGCGGCGAAAAAGGCCTGGACGTGGACGTGGACCGGCTGTACGTGAAAGTGGCCATCGCCAATGACGGGCCGCGCATGAAGCGCATCCGTCCGGCGCCGATGGGCCGCGCGTACCGCTACCAGCGCCGCATGTCGCACATGGAAGTGGTGCTGGCGGAAAAAGGCGGGACTGACCGCGAAGGAATGGCCACGGTAGTGGGCGAAGACGAAGCCGCCGCGCCCAAGGCAGCTCCGGCCAAGAAGAAGGCCAAGACGGTCGCCAAGAAAAAGACGGCGGGCAAGAAGGCTGTCGCCAAGAAATAG
- the rpsS gene encoding 30S ribosomal protein S19 — protein sequence MARSLKKGPFIDGHLLKKIEDMNAKNDKKVIRTWSRRSTISPEMVGHTLAVHNGKKFIPVYVTENMVGHKLGEFSQTRQFKGHSMKAAEVVAKPAGIPGGPGAIAPAAPAAAPAAPKA from the coding sequence ATGGCACGTTCATTAAAGAAAGGGCCGTTTATTGACGGCCACCTGCTGAAGAAGATCGAGGACATGAACGCCAAGAATGACAAAAAAGTCATTCGCACATGGTCGCGGCGGTCCACGATTTCGCCGGAGATGGTGGGACACACCCTGGCCGTGCACAACGGCAAGAAGTTCATTCCCGTGTACGTGACGGAAAACATGGTGGGACACAAGCTGGGCGAGTTCTCGCAGACGCGGCAGTTTAAAGGGCACTCGATGAAGGCGGCCGAAGTTGTGGCCAAGCCGGCCGGCATTCCCGGAGGCCCGGGGGCCATCGCTCCGGCGGCTCCGGCAGCAGCTCCAGCGGCGCCAAAGGCATAG
- the rplB gene encoding 50S ribosomal protein L2 produces MAIKTYRPTTPSLRFKTTLTNDELTADKPHKALTKIKLRTGGRRNSGDITIWHRGGGHKRKLRTIDFKRDKSGIPGTVVSIEYDPNRSARIALVAYADGEKRYILHPVGMVVGQKIVSGPEADILVGNALPLKNIPAGTTVHNIELKPGKGAQMVRSAGGSAQLVAKEGEYALVKLPSGETRKVLIDCMATVGQIGNVEHENVHIGKAGRNIWLGKKPVNRGVAMNPVDHPHGGGEGKTSGGRHPVTPWGQPTRGYKTRNNKRTDKFIVSRRSK; encoded by the coding sequence ATGGCGATAAAGACATACCGACCGACAACGCCGTCACTGCGGTTCAAGACCACGCTGACGAACGACGAGTTGACCGCGGACAAACCGCACAAGGCGCTGACCAAGATCAAGCTGCGCACCGGCGGGCGGCGCAACTCGGGCGACATCACCATCTGGCATCGCGGCGGCGGACACAAGCGCAAGCTGCGCACCATTGACTTCAAGCGCGACAAGTCCGGCATCCCCGGCACGGTGGTTTCCATCGAATACGATCCCAACCGTTCCGCGCGCATTGCGCTGGTGGCTTACGCCGACGGCGAGAAGCGCTACATCCTGCATCCCGTGGGAATGGTGGTGGGGCAGAAAATTGTCAGCGGCCCGGAAGCTGACATCCTGGTGGGCAACGCGCTGCCGCTGAAAAACATTCCGGCCGGCACCACGGTGCACAACATTGAGCTGAAGCCGGGCAAGGGCGCGCAGATGGTGCGCTCGGCCGGCGGCTCGGCACAGCTGGTCGCCAAAGAAGGCGAGTACGCGCTGGTGAAACTGCCTTCGGGCGAGACCCGCAAGGTGCTGATTGACTGCATGGCCACGGTGGGACAGATCGGCAACGTGGAGCACGAGAACGTGCATATCGGCAAAGCGGGACGCAACATATGGCTGGGCAAGAAGCCGGTGAACCGCGGCGTGGCCATGAACCCGGTGGACCATCCGCACGGCGGCGGTGAAGGCAAGACTTCCGGCGGACGCCATCCGGTGACCCCCTGGGGCCAGCCGACGCGCGGCTACAAGACGCGCAACAACAAGCGCACTGACAAGTTCATTGTGAGCAGGAGAAGCAAATAA
- a CDS encoding 50S ribosomal protein L23, with the protein MKSAYQIIRKPVITEKGLGAKDSQGTLVFEVAAKATKTEVKEAVQKIFNVKVDSVRTANFQGKERRRGKFAGYRPDWKKAYVKLKSGEKMPEYAANL; encoded by the coding sequence ATGAAGTCGGCTTATCAGATCATCCGCAAACCGGTGATTACGGAAAAAGGGCTGGGCGCCAAGGACAGCCAGGGCACGCTGGTGTTTGAAGTTGCAGCCAAGGCCACCAAGACGGAAGTAAAAGAAGCGGTGCAGAAGATTTTCAACGTGAAAGTGGACTCGGTGCGCACCGCCAACTTCCAGGGGAAAGAACGCCGCCGGGGAAAGTTTGCCGGCTATCGTCCGGACTGGAAGAAAGCGTACGTGAAACTGAAGTCCGGAGAAAAGATGCCGGAGTACGCGGCGAATTTGTAA
- the rplD gene encoding 50S ribosomal protein L4 encodes MAKIDVVDLKGKKVGTLELADEVFGGINQDLLWEAVNHYRDARRAGTHATKNKKLVSGAGKKLWKQKGTGRARVGSIRSPLWRHGGTVHGPQPHSYDYQFPKKKLFGALRSALAAKLADGKLVVVDSFELGEAKTKAFRKTLDTLGAEKTTLIVDGSKANRNLELSARNVAGVELIAGNQVHPYHLLRYETTIFSQAALEKLQDSLKASAPKRKAEVA; translated from the coding sequence ATGGCGAAAATAGACGTTGTTGACCTAAAAGGTAAAAAAGTCGGGACGCTGGAGCTGGCGGACGAAGTCTTTGGCGGCATCAACCAGGACCTGCTGTGGGAAGCGGTGAACCACTATCGCGACGCGCGGCGCGCCGGGACGCATGCCACCAAGAACAAGAAACTGGTGTCCGGCGCCGGCAAAAAGCTGTGGAAGCAAAAAGGCACGGGCCGGGCCCGCGTGGGCTCCATCCGGTCGCCTCTGTGGCGCCACGGCGGAACGGTCCACGGACCGCAGCCGCACTCCTATGACTACCAGTTCCCGAAGAAGAAACTCTTTGGCGCGCTGCGTTCGGCGCTGGCCGCCAAACTGGCCGACGGTAAGCTGGTGGTGGTGGACAGCTTTGAACTGGGCGAAGCCAAGACCAAGGCGTTCCGCAAGACCTTGGACACGCTGGGCGCGGAAAAGACCACGCTGATCGTGGACGGCTCCAAGGCCAACCGCAACCTGGAACTGAGCGCGCGCAACGTGGCCGGAGTGGAACTGATCGCCGGGAACCAGGTGCATCCTTATCACCTGCTGCGCTACGAGACGACCATCTTCTCGCAGGCGGCGCTGGAGAAGCTGCAGGATTCGCTGAAGGCGTCGGCTCCCAAGCGGAAAGCGGAGGTGGCGTAA
- the rplC gene encoding 50S ribosomal protein L3, translated as MMVNGILGKKIGMTQIFDDKGDVHPVTVIQAGPCVITQIKRAIKDGYESAQIGLVEFVKGKNISKAMQGHFGKHDLPPVKFIREVALETEEPGKSAQPAAEGEAAPAGNGPSKVGDKVLVDIFSGERYVDVIGVSKGRGFAGVVKRHHFGGGPAAHGHMFQVQGSIGASSFPSRVFPGMRMSGHMGVDQVTVRNLKIRGIDTEDNLLLVEGAVPGHRNGYVVVLKAKKPPRERRGFAGSTTLDPLKAAKKAAAGKAKK; from the coding sequence ATTATGGTCAACGGAATTTTAGGCAAGAAAATCGGCATGACCCAGATCTTCGACGACAAGGGTGACGTTCACCCGGTCACGGTGATCCAGGCCGGGCCGTGCGTAATCACCCAGATCAAGCGCGCGATCAAAGACGGGTATGAGTCGGCGCAGATCGGTCTGGTGGAATTTGTGAAGGGCAAGAACATCAGCAAGGCCATGCAGGGCCACTTCGGCAAGCATGACTTGCCGCCGGTAAAGTTCATCCGCGAAGTAGCGCTGGAGACGGAAGAGCCTGGCAAGAGCGCCCAGCCAGCCGCGGAAGGCGAAGCGGCTCCGGCGGGCAACGGGCCATCGAAAGTTGGCGACAAGGTCCTGGTGGACATCTTCAGCGGCGAGCGCTACGTGGACGTGATCGGCGTGAGCAAAGGGCGCGGTTTTGCCGGCGTGGTCAAGCGCCATCATTTTGGCGGCGGTCCGGCGGCCCACGGGCACATGTTCCAGGTGCAAGGCTCGATTGGAGCTTCGTCGTTCCCGTCGCGCGTGTTTCCGGGAATGCGCATGTCCGGGCATATGGGCGTGGACCAGGTGACGGTCCGCAATCTGAAGATTCGCGGCATTGATACCGAGGACAACCTGCTGCTGGTGGAAGGCGCGGTGCCCGGTCATCGCAATGGATATGTCGTGGTGTTGAAAGCCAAGAAGCCGCCGCGCGAGCGCCGCGGGTTCGCTGGTTCCACCACGCTGGATCCGTTGAAGGCGGCGAAGAAAGCTGCGGCCGGTAAAGCGAAGAAGTAA